The following are from one region of the Colius striatus isolate bColStr4 chromosome Z, bColStr4.1.hap1, whole genome shotgun sequence genome:
- the GZMA gene encoding granzyme A has translation MGAFLILSTSAAVILLVIRGGLCVDIIGGTEVAPHSRPFMALIEGAKGSICGGALIKENWVLTAAHCDVKGGKVTLGAHSLTAREKEKQVFRIAKQIRYPCYDFSSKENDIMLLQLQKRARLNKAVQVIPLPTSDNDLKPGTTCTVAGWGQTHNRLRKPSDTLREVNITVISRQICNDNNHYKNNPVITEKMICAGAKNGGKDSCYGDSGGPLRCNNVMRGITAFGKANKCGTVDSPGVYTRLTRQYLRWIRKTIGGA, from the exons ATGGGAGCTTTCCTTATTTTGTCCACGTCTGCTGCTGTTATTCTCTTGGTAATTCGTGGAG GTTTGTGTGTGGATATCATTGGAGGAACTGAAGTAGCACCACACTCAAGACCGTTTATGGCCCTAATCGAAGGAGCAAAGGGATCTATTTGTGGAGGAGCTTTGATTAAGGAAAACTGGGTGTTAACAGCTGCCCACTGTGATGT GAAGGGAGGCAAAGTTACTCTCGGAGCTCATTCACtgacagcaagagaaaaagaaaaacaggtttttcGGATTGCAAAACAAATTCGCTATCCATGCTATGACTTCAGTAGCAAGGAAAATGACATTATGCTGCTGCAG CTTCAGAAAAGAGCAAGACTTAACAAAGCTGTACAAGTCATTCCCCTGCCTACCTCAGACAACGATCTCAAACCAGGAACAACTTGCACGGTAGCAGGATGGGGACAAACTCACAATCGTCTGAGAAAGCCTTCTGATACGCTGAGGGAGGTCAATATTACTGTCATCAGTAGGCAAATCTGCAATGACAACAATCATTATAAAAACAACCCTGTTATAACAGAAAAGATGATATGCGCAGGGGCTAAGAATGGAGGAAAGGACTCATGCTAT GGGGATTCTGGAGGACCTTTAAGATGCAATAATGTGATGAGAGGCATCACTGCTTTTGGGAAGGCAAACAAGTGTGGTACTGTTGATAGCCCTGGAGTCTACACTCGACTCACAAGGCAATACCTCCGGTGGATAAGGAAAACCATAGGAGGAGCCTAA